From the Streptomyces nodosus genome, the window CGAACGCCACGCTGCTCATGACTGACCTTCCTCTTCCTGCGCCTGGGGGAACGCCCGACGGACGAACGAGGCGATATGTGCGTGCAGGGCGCGCGCCGCGCCGTCGGCGTCGCCCTCCAGGGCGAGCCGCAGAATCTCCCGGTGCTCGCCGGCCTCCCGCTCCCAGGAGGGATCGGCGGACCAGGCGACGGCGGAGACGAGGGCGGCCTGGTCGCGGACCTCGTCGAGCATCCGGCCGAGCAGCGGGTTGCCGCACGGCAGATACAGGGCGCGGTGGAACTCCCGGTTGGACAGGGAGCGTTCGGCGGTGTCCGTGGCGGTGTCCGCCCGGCTCAGCGCGTCGCGGGCGGCGTCCAGGGAGGCCCCGCGCCGCACCGCGCGCCGCAGCGCCTCCGGTTCGAGGAGCAGC encodes:
- a CDS encoding GntR family transcriptional regulator translates to MTSVPTPIPSRTQFVLEGIKHRILTGQLTPGQALVETKLAAQFGVSKTPVREALKTLAGTGLVVMSQYKGVTVRMVDADMAREVYDVRLLLEPEALRRAVRRGASLDAARDALSRADTATDTAERSLSNREFHRALYLPCGNPLLGRMLDEVRDQAALVSAVAWSADPSWEREAGEHREILRLALEGDADGAARALHAHIASFVRRAFPQAQEEEGQS